A stretch of DNA from Gammaproteobacteria bacterium:
CCAGTGATTGGCATCAATCGCGGAAATCTCGGATTTCTGACCGACATCCCTCCGTCGCAAATGGAAATCAAGCTGAGTGAAATCCTGTCAGGCCGCTATCGCAAGGCTGAACGGTTTTTGCTGCACGCGGAAGTGCGTCGGCATGGCGACCTCATCGGGCAGAGCAAAGCGCTTAACGATATTGTGCTCTACCCTGGTGAAATTGCACGCATGATTGAGTTTGACGTTTATGTCGATAACCAATTTGTTTATAACATGCGTTCTGACGGACTTATCGTCAGCACCCCCACCGGCTCAACCGCATATTCGTTATCTGGTGGCGGTCCAATTTTACATCCACGCCTTGATGCAGTGACATTGGTGCCCATGTTTCCGCACATTCTCAGCAATCGCCCGATTGTCATTGACGGTGGCAGTCGGGTGGAAGTGGTGATCTCAGCCAATAACCAAAGCTATCCACAGGTGTCTTGTGATGGGCAAGTCCAAATTCCGGTGGCCCCCGGTGATCGCTTGACCGTGCAGAAATTCCCCAAAAAACTTCAGCTTCTGCATCCGGAAGATTACGATTATTATCACATTCTTCGAACCAAATTGGGCTGGAGTGCCAAGCACTGAACGTCATGCTGCAAGAACTTCATATTCGTCATTTTGCGGTCATTGATGAAGCCAACATCGAATGGCATCCCGGACTGACGGTCATTACTGGCGAGACCGGTGCCGGAAAATCCATCCTGATGGATGCACTCAATGCAGTACTCGGCGCGCGCGGCGACACCACAGTGGTGCCGCCTGGTCAAAATCGCAGTGTCGTCACGGCGGTTTTCGCCATCGCCAATGATTCATCGG
This window harbors:
- a CDS encoding NAD(+) kinase, yielding MASLFKYVGIMGKPRNQASADTIKALFAFLQKQACVVYVQKSVGEELGFPDDACRPAEQLADCCDLVIVVGGDGSMLNAARMLADTEVPVIGINRGNLGFLTDIPPSQMEIKLSEILSGRYRKAERFLLHAEVRRHGDLIGQSKALNDIVLYPGEIARMIEFDVYVDNQFVYNMRSDGLIVSTPTGSTAYSLSGGGPILHPRLDAVTLVPMFPHILSNRPIVIDGGSRVEVVISANNQSYPQVSCDGQVQIPVAPGDRLTVQKFPKKLQLLHPEDYDYYHILRTKLGWSAKH